A window from Sceloporus undulatus isolate JIND9_A2432 ecotype Alabama chromosome 8, SceUnd_v1.1, whole genome shotgun sequence encodes these proteins:
- the COG4 gene encoding conserved oligomeric Golgi complex subunit 4, which produces MITFTATWLRTSQQGPQLDLAKNRLYQAIQRADDILDLKFCMDGVQTALRNEDYEQAAAHIHRYLSLDKSVIELSRQGQEGSIIDANLKLLQEAEQRLKVIVTEKFDVATKQEDLPQVERFFKIFPLLGLHEEGLSKFSEYLCRQVANKAEENLQLVMKTDMADRRAAVIFADTLTLLFEGIARVVETHQPIVETYYGPGRLYTMIKHLQAECDRQVEKVVDKFVQQRDYHRQFQQVQNSMMRSSVAEKIEPRELDPVLNEVTLMNARSELYLRFLRRRITADFEVGDSMAPEEVKQEHHKSLDKLLHHCLLSCAMQELIGYYITMEEFFMRETVNKAVAMDTCEKGQLTSSMVDDVFYIVKKCIGRALSSSSIDCLCAMINHSITELESDFREVLCNKLKVGFPATPFQDFQRGVTSAVSLMHSSLQQGKFDTKGIESTDEAKQSFLVTLNNVEVCSENIMTLKKTLESDCAKLFSQGFGREQAQAKIDSCLSDMAGVSNKFRDLLQDGLNELTNSAIKPQVKPWINLFLSVSHNIEEEEFNDYEANDPWVQQFILNLEQQMGEFRAGLSPVIYDSLTSLMTSLIAIELEKVVLKSTFNRLGGLQFDKELRSLIAYLTTVTTWTIRDKFARLSQMATILNLERVTEILDYWGPNSGPLTWRLTPAEVRQVLALRMDFRSEDIKRLRL; this is translated from the exons ATGATCACCTTCACCGCAACCTGGCTGAGAACGTCACAGCAAGGTCCGCAACTTGATCTTGCCAAG AACCGTCTCTACCAGGCCATCCAGAGAGCAGACGACATTTTGGACTTGAAGTTCTGCATGGATGGAGTTCAGACAGCCCTGAGGAATGAAGATTATGAGCAAGCAGCTGCCCACATCCATCGCTACCTTTCGCTGGACAAATCGGTCATTGAGCTGAGCCGACAGGGCCAAGAAG GCAGCATCATTGATGCCAACCTGAAGCTCTTGCAGGAGGCAGAGCAGCGACTAAAGGTGATTGTGACGGAGAAATTTGATGTCGCCACAAAGCAGGAAGACCTGCCCCAGGTGGAGCGCTTTTTCAAGATTTTCCCTCTCCTCGGCTTGCATGAAGAAGGACTGAGCAAGTTCTCTGAGTACCTCTGCAGACAG GTGGCCAATAAAGCTGAGGAGAACCTGCAGCTGGTGATGAAAACGGACATGGCGGACCGTCGAGCTGCAGTCATCTTTGCAGACACCCTGACTCTCCTCTTTGAAG GGATTGCCCGTGTTGTGGAGACCCATCAACCTATTGTGGAGACCTATTATGGGCCAGGCAGGCTTTACACAATGATCAAGCACCTGCAGGCTGAATGTGACCGACAGGTGGAAAAGGTTGTGGACAAGTTTGTACAGCAGAGAGACTACCACAGGCAG tTCCAGCAGGTTCAGAACAGCATGATGAGGAGTTCAGTGGCAGAAAAAATTGAACCAAG GGAACTGGATCCTGTTTTGAACGAGGTCACCCTGATGAACGCCCGAAGTGAGCTGTACCTGAGGTTCCTTAGGAGGCGCATCACTGCCGATTTTGAGGTGGGAGATTCCATGGCACCGGAAGAGGTGAAGCAAg AGCATCACAAGAGCCTGGACAAGCTGCTCCACCACTGTCTTCTGAGCTGCGCCATGCAGGAGCTGATCGGCTACTACATCACCATGGAGGAATTCTTCATGAGGGAGACAGTGAACAAG GCCGTTGCCATGGACACGTGTGAGAAGGGGCAGCTGACCTCCAGCATGGTGGATGATGTTTTCTACATCGTGAAGAAATGCATCGGGAGGGCCCTCTCCAGTTCCAGCATCGACTGCCTCTGTGCCATGATCAACCACTCCATCACTGAGCTGGAGTCCGATTTCAG GGAGGTCTTGTGCAACAAGCTGAAGGTGGGCTTCCCAGCCACCCCCTTCCAGGACTTCCAGCGAGGGGTGACAAGCGCCGTGAGCCTCATGCACAGCAGCCTCCAGCAGGGCAAATTTGACACCAAAGGCATTGAGAGCACTGATGAGGCCAAGCAGTCCTTCCTG GTGACACTAAACAACGTGGAAGTCTGCAGCGAAAACATCATGACCCTAAAGAAGACCCTTGAG AGTGACTGTGCAAAGCTGTTCAGCCAAGGGTTTGGAAGGGAACAGGCACAGGCCAAGATCGACAGCTGCCTCTCAGACATGGCTGGTGTCTCCAACAAGTTTCGAGATCTGTTACAG GACGGTCTGAATGAACTCACAAACTCAGCCATCAAGCCCCAAGTGAAGCCCTGGATCAACCTCTTCCTCTCTGTCTCCCATAACATTGAGGAG GAAGAATTCAATGACTATGAAGCCAATGACCCTTGGGTCCAGCAGTTCATTCTGAATCTGGAGCAGCAAATGGGGGAGTTCAGG GCAGGACTGTCGCCAGTCATCTACGACAGCCTCACCAGTCTGATGACCAGCCTGATTGCTATCGAACTGGAGAAGGTTGTCCTCAAGTCCACCTTCAATCGG CTTGGTGGGCTGCAATTTGATAAAGAGCTGCGTTCCCTTATTGCCTACCTCACCACAGTCACTACCTGGACCATCCGTGACAAGTTTGCCCGGCTCTCTCAGATGGCCACCATCCTCAACCTGGAACGG gTAACGGAGATCTTAGACTACTGGGGGCCAAACTCAGGACCACTGACATGGCGTTTGACCCCGGCCGAAGTCCGTCAGGTGCTGGCACTCCGGATGGATTTCCGCAGCGAAGACATCAAGCGGCTGCGCCTCTGA